The DNA segment CCTGTAACGTAGTAAGCGTGTgaacgaagaaaaaagcaatcgAGTAGCTTAAGAAAACAGTGTGAGAAATACAGAGTGAAGTTGGAAAGCAACGCGATTTGTTTGGTGAAAAAGACAAATTCCAGTGCCAAAGAACTAACGGTACATCATACCTGTTTCTCAAGGAGGAACGTTCTGGAATACCTACATACCACTGTGTGTGACTGTGCCGAGTGTGTTTCTAGTGCGCAAGAACACCGTTAAGTAACagtaaaacaaagcaaacagaaGCGAAACCAAAAATGGGGAAAGATTTCTACAAAATTCTCGGCGTGTCGAAGAATGCCAGCGACGATGAGATCAAGAAGGCGTACCGCAAGCTGGCCCTAAAGTATCACCCGGACAAGAACAAAGCGCCGCAGGCGGAGGAACGGTTCAAGGAGGTGGCGGAAGCGTACGAGGTGCTGTCGGACAAGAAGAAGCGCGACATCTACGACCAGTACGGCGAGGAGGGGCTGAAGGGTGGCGCGGGCGGCATGCCGGGTGCGGGCGGCCAGAGCGGCCAGTTCCAGTACAACTTCCACGGCGATCCGCGCGCCACGTTCGCCCAGTTCTTCGGCACCAGCGACCCGTTCAGCGTGTTCTTCGGCACGGACGGGGGCGGCAACATCTTCCACCAGGAGATGGACGGCGATCCGTTCGGGTTCGATGGGCGGGGCGGCAGTGTCGGCGGGTTCCCGGGCGGTGCCTTCCGGTCGCAGTCGTTCAACGTGCACGGGTCGCCGCAGCGCAAGCAGAAGCTGCAGGATCCGCCGATCGAGCACGATCTGTACGTGTCGCTCGAGGACGTCAACGCGGGCTGccagaagaagatgaagatcTCGAAGATGGTGATGGGCCAGGATGGGTCGGCGCGGAAGGAGGAGAAGATCCTGAGCATCAACGTGAAGCCGGGCTGGAAGGCGGGCACGAAGATAACGTTCCCGCGCGAGGGCGACCAAATTCCGGGCAAGGTGCCGGCCG comes from the Anopheles coluzzii chromosome 2, AcolN3, whole genome shotgun sequence genome and includes:
- the LOC120949095 gene encoding dnaJ protein homolog 1, encoding MGKDFYKILGVSKNASDDEIKKAYRKLALKYHPDKNKAPQAEERFKEVAEAYEVLSDKKKRDIYDQYGEEGLKGGAGGMPGAGGQSGQFQYNFHGDPRATFAQFFGTSDPFSVFFGTDGGGNIFHQEMDGDPFGFDGRGGSVGGFPGGAFRSQSFNVHGSPQRKQKLQDPPIEHDLYVSLEDVNAGCQKKMKISKMVMGQDGSARKEEKILSINVKPGWKAGTKITFPREGDQIPGKVPADIVFIIRDKPHAHFKREGSDIKYTAKISLRQALCGTVVKVPTLSGETLTISTAGEVVKPHTVKRLQNRGLPFPKEPSRRGDLVVAFDIRFPDQVSPSTKEILADLFPMDVA